A region of Dermochelys coriacea isolate rDerCor1 chromosome 1, rDerCor1.pri.v4, whole genome shotgun sequence DNA encodes the following proteins:
- the EBPL gene encoding emopamil-binding protein-like has product MAGRGAAAGSLALCGLQLGLGGRCPPADRWVLGWLCYDVLVHCTLEAPFVYLSLIGTVAESDNIFASLWKEYGRADARWLYSDPTIVSLEILTVVLDGFLALILIYAVIKDKYYRHFIQITLCVCELYGGWMTFCPDWLIGSPNLNTSNWLYLWVYLVFFNGIWVVIPGLLLWQSWLGLKQMHPEKSNTRKKIR; this is encoded by the exons ATGGCCGGGCGCGGGGCCGCAGCGGGCTCGTTGGCGTTGTgcgggctgcagctggggctgggcgggcGCTGCCCCCCGGCCGATCGCTGGGTGCTGGGCTGGCTCTGCTACGACGTGCTGGTGCATTGCACGCTG gAGGCCCCCTTTGTGTACCTGTCTTTAATAGGAACAGTGGCAGAGTCAGACAACATATTTGCCTCTCTGT GGAAAGAATATGGAAGAGCAGATGCAAGGTGGCTTTATTCTGATCCAACCATTGTGTCTCTGGAAATACTAACTGTTGTTTTGGATGGCTTTCTAGCTCTGATCCTCATTTATGCTGTTATCAAAGATAAGTACTACAG GCATTTCATACAGATTACATTGTGTGTTTGTGAATTATATGGTGGTTGGATGACGTTCTGCCCAGATTGGCTCATTGGAAGTCCTAACCTAAACACCAGTAACTGGCTTTATCTGTGGGTCTACCTGGTATTTTTTAATGGCATATGGGTAGTGATACCTGGACTTTTATTGTGGCAGTCTTGGTTAGGACTTAAGCAAATGCATCCTGAAAAATCAAATACTAGAAAGAAGATTAGATGA